gttcgtgtttattatttggtagtttattttatttaatttaatatacaatGTATGTGTTATTTGTAAAACATATAGGTTAGGTAATAATAggataaatgtaaataaaaaacattaatataaataaaaactatattcacAATGGGGCCACACCTTCCATAAAAACATCTCCCTTACTAGTGGATGGTTCCACATCCGAATCATCccaaaaaatatccaaatctTCTTCATCTGATTCATTATCGCTcacgttaattattattttttcagttaGGTCATCTATGATGACATCACTTTTCTTATATtcttccttaatattataactttgtCGCATAGTGCAGTCCACTCCTGTTCACCCATGCTATTTACTTTTTCCTCCACtagtttcataatattagttatattatttgtgACATTTTTTTTCGCCACGTATCCTTTTATGGATGCCAAAGCCATTTCCACGGGGTTCAAGCCGGGATGGTAAGGTGGAAGCCGTAATATTGTGTAATTGTGTTCTTctaaactattataaatattaatttttttgaatttttctttatgtttggAAATTAATTTATACAGTTCTGGTTTTAGCATGTCAGAACTGTATAAATAAACCATTAAAACCATTTTACGAGCCTGGCGTCGTATTACATTACGTCCGGTAGGCaagtttataaacaaataacaacGAGTAGCAATAACAACAAGTAACaataactaaaaactataacaacaaattaaCGAAACGATCGAACGAATTCTGAACGCGACAGTACTCTCAGAGCTCAACAAGTGCGTGATTCGTGTAAGGACGTAGCACTCACACTAAGGCGTGCCGCGTGGGTGCCAGCGCGCGTCGCGGGTGAGCGGTGCGGGCGCGCGGTGTGTGGCCCTGTCCCCAAGCTTTTGTGCGTCCCGCTAATACCTGATTTTGTATTCTGCGCAATGCAATGAGCCTAGTTTCAGGACGGCAACAAAGTTTGGCGCGAGCTGTACGTAGTTAAAGATGAGTTAAAGGTAATGTAAACATACATGAATGCAAATACAATCTTAAGTGCTAGAGTTAAAGTTACATTTACAAAAAATGCAATACAATTTCAAGACAGAAGGTCGCTAGTATcactaattattaaatattcatctTTACATCCACAGATTAAGGTTGTTtatacaaatcttttaaaaaagcaataaaattttatgaccGAGGCTCGACAGTAGGACAAGGAATTTATGGAGtcgaatatttttcttatacctattataaaaatagatatatttttttatgagtagGTGAATAGTAGATTGTGCTACAAGGATATAAAACAATCCATTTTATTCGAGATGGTTATATTTAAGTCGAAGGGAAAACTGGTATTATGATCGAGTTACACACTGCTTTTCACTTCGATTGTGAGAAAATTTGTTAAAGGCTTAACGACAAACTAACATAATGACATACTCTGGACTAGGATTATCATTCAAgtcatatacattttttttgtttttattgatagAAGCGTTTTGCAATCATCAAGTATTTTTAGGAGTGTCCAGAATTGAGCCAATACTTAATGAAGTGGGGCTtacttttaattcaatatttatctTAAATAACAAGCAATATAAGAAAGTTGTCATCTTCCATGTAGCTagcaaaatttataattaataacgtTTTTTGCAACATGCCGCTCTTGTACACATTGTATGTATGTTGATCAAATGCTAtacttatgataataatatattaacgtattaacaataataatgattactacaaataaaatcatatacatcatatataacaatatactaTCTGTCTGTTATCATTTCACGGATCAGCAGCTTAACCAAtcttaggatactttttatcccagaaaatcCTTTAGTTCGCGTTGGGATTCAAAAAATCCAAGCGGACAAAGTCACGGGCATTATCtagtagtaaataatttaaaaaaggtaaaaataatatatttttttatagaacaaaataaaagcGACACTATTGTAGAACAgagttaaaaaatgtgtaaccCGGTAAAATGtgtaatagcaaattaagcttaattttgataatgtgttACCCGAACAAATCAAATGGGAATGCAATAGCATGATTAATACTTTTCTTAAGTGTTGTATTCAATTGATTTGCATTGTACTCTTGCTGTTTAGTacgaaataaactaaaaaaaaaaaattagctgaTATCTTGACGAAATTAACagtatatacaatataataattaatagtatatacgaataaataaataaagaataattttaagaatcaCATTAATACTTACCGAAAGTACGAAATTCCGTTCTTTTTTGGATCGTAGACGTATGATTTTGcaaatttttaaatgaacaCTACGACATGTTTACTGTCGTAGCGCCCGAATGCGACTAGTAGTACAAAAGAGTACCCAAATGTTCAAGTGGGCGCTCATTTCGTGAGGACGTTTTTTCGACGATGATTGTGTATCTACTTTTTATTGGTGATCGATGGTTAGGACtgattaaaaaatgttagaaattctCTTGGTTAACCTTTAGTTTATCTTCTGACTTAAGACATTCTTCGTCAATTCTGCCATTGATTCTGACTTCACAGTCTTAAAACGGCCCACATAGCTGAAATCGAAAAAAGTCGCGCTTTTAATAGGTCATGGCTGGTTAAAGTTTAAATGAGACGGCCGAAGTTAGGGTAAGTTTGCGGCTATGTTCCTATTATGGACCAATAGGCCGATTTTaagttttccataatatatcattccTATCCTCGGCCAGGTGAATTATTcgcgaaataaatttaaaataatctagaaaaacagtgaattattaataaattattcaattcaattcaattttatttatttgctgatacaggtaaataggtgttacaggaaaaaaatatatgcagatcttaaGATCTGCACCTACATGGTAGGTGCAGATCATGGTGGTATGGTaccttaactgtaccacgccaaattggcatgcaaattgttttcagggtagtgttgaaaatttttatttgttactactaggtacaattaagatattggcaattacaatgtttataataacacaatactattaataaaataataaattataattaagtttatatgggcacatgtcaaagaatacaaataaattaatttttattaacaaatgtcattttaaatattcatcaatagtataaaaagaatgtctatttaaatattgaaataacttatcttttaaacatttcatgtcATTTATTAGTGGCTTCATTTCGTcaggtaatttattgaatatttttatcgccataatataaaaactattgttatacAGAGCGGTTTTATGTGCGGgatattttaatctatttgtatgacgtttattttcaaattcgaTAAACATGTTTTTGTTGGCGGCCACAAATAAGACTacctcataaatatataatgatggAAATGTTAATATGTTAAGCTTTGTAAAATATGGCTTACAACTATCTCGCTTGcacaatttacaaatatttctcACACATCTTATTTgggctaaaaatatatttttattgttggtaCCGTTGCCCCAAAATATTATGCCGTATGTCATGATATATGCAATGTGACCATGGTAAACAGTCATTTAGACGTCACGGTTAACTTTTTTGGATAGCATATGCAGGCAATATGATGCTTGATTTACTCGTTTGCATACGTATTCAATGTGATGTTTCCATGTTAAGTTTGCATCTATGTGAAGTCCCAAGAAAGTGGTTACTTCCGTACTgtcaattttattatctatatatttaatgttCAAGTCATATTTAGGTTTATTGCTTCTTATATTCTGGAATGTCATTAGTTGATGGTTGGTTGATGTGAGccattgaattatttttactatactgtcatttattgtattttcatgatcatttaaatttttttgagtaTATATTACTGTACAGTCATAAGCAAAGAGGACCATGGGAATATTCGTCGATTTCGGCATATCGTCTATGTAAATAAGGAAGAGAAGTGGTCCTAATATACTGCCTTGAGGAACTCCATGTGTGACCCGTTTAGGTTGCGATAGTATCTTTTTTCGATTTTACTTTTTCCGCATATTCTATCAATTTGAGTTATTTGACTCCTGTTACTAAGATAGCATTTTATAAGACTAAGGGCGTTGCCCCTTagtcttattaaatatatatatactaaccaAAGCCATtgagttttttaagtaatatagaGTGATCTACAAAGTCGCTTTTGTGAGATTGAATGAGAGAAGAAAATTGTGAATCGCGAGATTTATACTTTTATTCTTTCTGAAGCCAAACTGTTGTCCAGAAAACATAttgtatttttctaaataagAGTAAAGATTCTTATAGATACATTTctcaaatattttagaaaatattggTATAAGAGCTATCGGTCTATAGCACGCCATATTTTCTTTGTCCTCTTTTTTGAACAAGGGCTtgataattgatatttttaatttttggggAAATACACCTTCttgaaaacaaatattaattaaatatgacaGTAATTATAATCTTCATTAGTTCTTGATACAATTAGTTTTTCGTTATAAATCTTACCTCCGTGTATTGCTGATTGCCTGAACTCGAGCACTAAATATCAGATAATTCAATAAGTCAAAGAACAAATTGCCAGAGATGAACGGCACCGGCCATATTGCATACACGCTTTCTAAATTGAATAAGgtataatttcttataaaaagTAGACTCCTAAACtagttgttttataatttattgtgaaAATTGTTCAAAAGTTCCGATACAAGTCAGTGGCCGATACTAGAACGCCCTTTTAccctatataatattaaattataaagtattcgtttatatagtattattataagttatacctattgtgcagatgtaatgtaacttgcaactatgttttattgaacaataaacaattattattatttctatcatttattatttttcttttttttttttaaattattaacaatgcttaagaataaattaaaaaacactattaaaaatttataaaaaaaaaacgtccaccctccgcttgcggggcttttgaatgcccaagcaaccggtggtcagggctccagagaattattattattattattaaatattatattttacagaaaatataataatttcagtGGTCAGATTGGGAACCCATGTAGGTGCAGTAATTTTAAGCcgtattttatttcgtttaaatTATCCAGAAAGCGAACTCAAAAACTCTCATATTGCAAACGCATGATGTATACTGTTATTCAAAGAGTATGTAAATACTACGTAATCCAAAAAAGCATACAACAATGTTGTCTACCAAAAAACTTTAACACCATTATAATTTTCTAATTGTTCAATATTCGATTTGGATAATCGTTGCAAGAATAAAAACCCTTTTGAATAGCAAAAACCCAGTACTTCAATGGTAGCACtacaaaaacactaataaaagagcaacttctTCTTCATCTCGCTAAATCGCTTGTATGTGGCAGCTGCAaccaaagagaatataatcacTATGTAAGCTCACTATGGTAGAAAACGAGTTGACATTTATCTTCTgttagtatggagggtagaggtaaggagagtcatcttatatgggagaaaagttgaaaaagtgtccagttgtatgcgctaaataacagttcaaaaatcctccacaatggcgctggtggatgcacagggtatggtatgaatgtagcaatcgtagatgaattgaagtatgccgagttaaaaaaattaatgtcattatcaactaaagtagttaattattgagaatttcaacaacttacgttgtacaaaatattgtggtaaatataaccttacttccttgtatctccatacttccttgtttatttttcaagcctactctaacaatatttatatttggcgcttcttttaagagttaccttgatgcaaatgtggcgccatcctaatttaatacattttgacaacactttttcatatacacagatgatcctccttacctctaccctccatatctGTTAGTAATAATTGAGCCGTGAACTCAGATAAAGGACCTAGCTGTGGCCTGTGAATGACATTGCTGCTGTCAGTGAGCTagaatgacattaattttagaAATGTCACATTAAAAATTGTCGAAGATGTATTCTTCTGCTCTGATTATCTccacaatttttttgtaattgtagTAGTGCTAGGATGCTGTAATTTCAAGGTGTGGTGGAGTCGTctgctagttaataataatcgaTTTCATAAATCATTCACAGAACTGTTACATTAATGTTAATTTCTTTTGTTGCAGATACTATGGGCATTACAAGTCATATCTGCGGTTCGGCATTCTATTTATGTGTTTCAATTCGTGcttaaagtataataatgtattataatCTATAACTTACATACACTATTGAACAATGGGTAACCAGAATAGTTGTTGTTGTTACCGGAGTCCTTCGCCGATCAGAAAAGATATCGTAAAACTTGAAGACTATCTTCCTGAGGGAGAAGTTAGTTCTAACAATATTCAACACATAAGCGAGAGAGAACCTGATGATGGAGATATTGATCCTTCCCAGGACCCTATTGCAGGTACTATTTTTATGGAAAGGTCTAAAGCATCAATTGAGAATGGGATAACACGAAAGCGTAGTCAACATCAGATAGctgagaataaattaaaaaaaagcagttCCTGTTCCACTATATACTTAGATGATAGTACTGTGTCCCAGCCGAATTTAAAAAACACAGTGAAATGTGTTGCTTTGGCAATATATTATCACATAAAAAATAGAACCTCAGAACGTAGGTTGGATATATTTGATGAAAAACTGCATCCTTTGAGTAAAGAGGGAGTAAGTGATGACTATGATAAGTATAATCCTGAGCATAAACAAATTTACAAGTTTGTAAGGACTTTGTTTAATGCAGCTCAGTTGACTGCAGAGTGTGCTATTATCACTTTAGTATACCTAGAAAGGCTTCTTATTTGTGCTGAGCTTGATATTGCTCCA
This Pararge aegeria chromosome 3, ilParAegt1.1, whole genome shotgun sequence DNA region includes the following protein-coding sequences:
- the LOC120637167 gene encoding cyclin-Y-like protein 1: MGNQNSCCCYRSPSPIRKDIVKLEDYLPEGEVSSNNIQHISEREPDDGDIDPSQDPIAGTIFMERSKASIENGITRKRSQHQIAENKLKKSSSCSTIYLDDSTVSQPNLKNTVKCVALAIYYHIKNRTSERRLDIFDEKLHPLSKEGVSDDYDKYNPEHKQIYKFVRTLFNAAQLTAECAIITLVYLERLLICAELDIAPSNWKRIVLGAILLASKVWDDQAVWNVDYCQILKDITVEDMNELERQFLEMLQFNINVPSSVYAKYYFDLRTLAEANDLAFPSEPLSKERAQKLEAMSRVMEDKIAAELVKNGIKKWSSLDNVNSGTGIRRSVAILS